AGGAGTCCCTTGGAATCTTTTTAAATCCATTCCATTGGATACCACTGTGATCGGTCGAGTGATTCCATATTCAATGAGTTGTTCTTTGATGAGATGACTTGGCGAAATTACCACATCACATCTGTTATATATATCATTACAAATTTTTAGGATTATTTTTTTACGAATATTAAAATTATCAAATTTTACAATTTTGTCCAATTCATCAATATTCAGTTTTTTTTTGAACTTATTGGCCTTAAAAAAGAGTTTATCAAGTTTAAACAAACGGTAAAAAGAAACATACATTTCCTGTTCCGCCATTAAAGTGTGATAGGTTCCTATTGTGGGAATTCCAAATCGTTCTGCAGCATTAACAGCATATAACCCGAGAAGGCCTGGTGTATGTATATGGATGAGGTCTGGTTTAAAATCTTCGATGACACGTTTGATTTTTCCTGGTGAGGGTAAAACTACCTTGATATCAGGGTAACTAGGGAGATATCCTGAGCGAAATCGGACTACCTGGATTTTATCTGTCATCCGATCAAAGTCCCCATCTCCATATTTGGGCGCACAAATACAAAACTCATGGCCACGGAGAGCTAAAAGTTCAGAAAAATTCTTTATGGAAACTGCGACTCCATCGGTTTTTGGCAAAAAAGTATCGGAAAAATATAAGACTCGCAACTGTTACCTCTTTACAAATTGGAGAAAAGCATTAGTCTCATCCAAAGTTATGTTTTACCGAATCTATCGTTCTTTTCTCGCCTTGTCCATCATTTCCTGTGCACTTTCCGTTTCATTAAGCCAACTTTTCTTACTCCTCTCATTTGTTTTTTTTCTCTTTCTCCCCGAAAAACCAAAATTCAAAAGTCAATTGGTAAAAATTCTCTTCCTGTTTTACGCCTGGCAAATTGTAACCGTTTTGTATCATTTCGCAGGATCGGGTTTCGACTTACTTTCCATTAAACATGCGTTTCGTGATGAAATGAAGGACATTTTCCTTGTCACTGCATTTGTCTCCGTCCAGGGAATCAAACCAGAAGACAGACAATTCCTATACAAAACATTTTTTATTTTTGCTTTAGTGATAGTAATCACAGGATTTGTGTCTATATTCTCGATGACAAGGCTCTCCAGATTAATTTCAGACTTATACAAAACTTCTGCATCTTGGCCCTACCAACACCATTACGGTAAAATCACGAACATTAACATTTATCTTCCAATTGGCCTTATGAACACCCACCTCACCTTTGGGGGACTACTCGCCTTCATTTTTCCTGGATTCGTATTTCGTTTGTATGATTCTTGGTATAAAAAAGAATCTATAACTAAAATTTCTACAAACGCCATATTGCTTTTGTTAGTATCCATAGTTTTTTTATTTAACAACGCTAGATCATCCCTACTCGGAGCATTAGTCAGTGTAATTTTTGGGATCTATATTCTTGTTTTTATCGATAAAGATATCTCTAAGAAAATGCTTAAACGCATTGGAGTTTTTACCCTTTTGATATTCGTTTGCGTTTTTGTAGGATACAAAAGCACAAACGCCGTCAAACGAGTCGTAGATCCATTGTTTGGTGGGGAAAAACATACTGACTCGGGGAGAACTTTTATTTGGGATTCCACATTTCCGTTAATCGAAAAAAATCCTATTTTCGGCATTGGATCTGGGAACTACCAAAATGAAATAGAATTCTCAAGAAAAGAAAAAGAAAAAGAAAACAAGGAACTCAGCTTTTTTTATGAGGTCACACAAAGGGGACATGCCCATAATGATTACTTTCACTTAACTGCTGTCTTTGGTGGTCCGCAGGGAATTCTTTATCTTATGTTATTTGGTATCATACTGTATACCTTACTGAATGGGAACATTCCTAAAAAAATTAGGTTTATGACATATGGACTTGTTGGGTTTTTCTTTTCTGGACTTTTACAATGTTATTTTCAAGATGATGAAGTTCTAATTGTATTTTACTTTTTACTCGGTTATCTCAACCTCTATGCCGAGTCTGAAAAAAATAAAACGGATTTGAAGAAAGAAGGATAAATCAATGGCACAAAAAAAACTCTCACCCCAAGGCGAATGGTTTATAGATCAAAATGGCAGAAAAGTAATTTTGCGCGGAGTCAACTTAGGTGGAGATACAAAGGTTCCTTATCCCAATGGAGGGACACAGTTTCCCTCAGATTTTTCCGACCATAGAGAAGTTAGTTTTATTGGAAGGCCATTTCCACTTTCAGAAGCAGAGATTCACTTTACGAGACTCCAAAGATGGGGGTTTAATACACTTCGATTATTAACCACCTGGGAAGCAGTGGAACACAAAGGTCCGAATGAGTATGATCATGATTACTTAGATTATTTTACAGAAATCGTCCGTTTGGCGGGTGAATATGGTTTTTATGTATTTATTGATTTCCACCAAGACGTCTGGTCCCGTATGACGGGAGGTGATGGTGCCCCCGGTTGGATCTTTGAAAAACTTGGCATCGATTTTCGCAAGCTTTCCGAAGCTGATGCAAGCTTAGTCATGCAAAGAGCGTATGACTACACAAACCCTGGGATTCGTCAGGAAGAAAATTATCCCACCATGTGCTGGTCACAAAACTACCGTTATGCCGGGAATGGGATTCTTTGGACTTTATTTTTTGGCGGAAGGGATTTTGCACCGAACTTTCTTATTAACGGAAAAAATGTTCAAGATTATTTACAAGGTCATTACTTAGGATGTATGAAACAAATTGCAGAACGGGTCAAAGGTTTTGACTTTGTATTGGGTTTTGATTCTTTAAACGAGCCAGGAAAAGGTTTTATAGGTCGGGCCATGAATGATCGTGGTTTAAAAAATACCGAGGAAGATCCATCCAAACCAGGACTTGGATGGTCTCCCATTGATGCATTGTTTTCTTCTCATGGACATTCAATTGATTTGCCATACCTCACTTTAAAAGTTTGGAAAGGTGGATTTGTTCCAACAAAAACAGTCACGGTGAATGAAAATCAAGTTTCAATTTGGTTGCCAGACTCTCCTGACGACCCTTTCCAATTAGAGGGAGCTTATACAATCACGAAAGATGGAACTCCATTTATCGAAAAAAATGATTTTTTCCAAAAGGTAAATGGACGAACTGTTGACTTTGATGCCGATTATCTTATTCCTTTTATGCGTACAGTTGGTGAAACCATCCAAGAAATTCGAAGCGACTGGATGGTTTTTATCGAAAGGGAAGCGTCAGATGCATTCACAAATCCTCATCTCAATGGAGAAGTTCCCAAACTTGCCGTAAATGCAGCCCATTGGTATGATATCCTCACCCTTTTATTCAAAACATTTTTATATCCAGTTGCAATTGATACACTCACGAAACGGCCGGTGTTCGGTAAGTCAGGAATAGAGGGAATGTATGTACGCCAACTAACGAGAATTAAAAATACAGCAAACTCGGTTCCTGGAAAAATTCCAAGTCTAATTGGAGAATTTGGAATTCCATTTGACTTACAAGGTGGGAAAGCATACAGAGAATGGAAAAAAGGGAATCATTCTCCAAAAATTTGGAAACGCCATGTGATGGCCCTTGATGCAATGTATAATGCAATGGACCAACTATTTTTATCCAATACACTTTGGAACTACACAGCATCAAATGAAAACGATCTAATGGTAGGTGATGGTTGGAACCAAGAAGACCTCAGTATATTTTCCAAAGACCAAATCATCCCGGGATCCGATCCAGATGTTTATGGAGGTGGTGGGCGGGCCATCGAGGGATTCTGTCGACCATATGCAGCTTCCATCCAAGGCACTCCGATCAAAATGAAATATAATTTAGAAAACAGAGAATTTTATTTTGAATGGTTATCTGACCTCTCTATTAATGCGCCTTGTATCATCAAGGTTCCTAGATTCGTTTACCCCAATGGTGTACAGGTTGTACTTTCCAATGCAGAAAAAATTTCTGAAACAGATGGTGAAGTAACAGTCAAAGGAAATGGAGGAAAGGCTATTCTCATCCTAAAACCACTATGATCGATTTACAATCTTTACTTCAAAAATATCCTTGGGAAGACAAATGGAAATCACTTGCGAAGCCAATGGACTATCTCTGGGAAATCGACCTTCCTGTTACCAGAGAAGAAATGTGGCCCCACCTCATTGACACCTCTTCTCTAAACAAAAGAATGGGAATGCCACGATTTGATTATAAAGAAGTCAACGGGAAACTAATAGGGAAAACCAAAGTGGCAGGTTTTTCATTTGAATGGGAAGAAGTCCCTTGGGAATGGGAATATCTAAAAGAAATCTTTCATGCAAGGATTTATACAAAAGGTTTTGGACACTACATTAGAGGAAAAATATTTTTAGAACCTCTGGGTGAATCTAGAAGTAGAGTTTATGTTTACTTTGGCTGGATTCCGAGAAACTTTTTTATGCGGAAACTTTTAGAATTCGTAATGCCCAAAATGGGAGAAGATTTTCACAAATCTCTAAATGAAATTGCCGAAGAAATTAAAAAAGGCAAACACCAAAAAGTTACCAAACCTGGAAAAGAAACTTCTTTTGCACCTGATGCTCAATGGATTCATCAGGAAAAACTAGACCAAGAAAAAGACCGATTGGTACAACTAGGAATTTCAAAAGACACAGTGGCTTCAATTTTTGATTGGATCAAATCAGCATCAGATAATGAACTTTATAGAATCCGTATAAAAGAAGTTAGCCGAAACTTAAACTTAGATCCCGACGAAGTTTTATTTCTTTTTTTACACGGCTGTCGACTTGGATTATTTACTCTCAGTTGGGACATCGTATGCCCGCATTGCCGTGGAGCAAGGACCTCCCTTTCTCGTCTCAGCGACATCCCTTCCAAAGACCAATGTGAAGTTTGCGAAATTGATTTTGATACAACAGGTGTCAATTCCATAGAGGTAACTTTTCATCTACATCCCGGAATTCGAATCATCGAAAAACAGATGTATTGTGCAGCAGAGCCTGCAACAAAACAACATATTCTCCTTACAAAAAAAATTGGAGGTAAAAAATCATTCTCTTCCAATTTATTGATTGGCTCAGGAATCTTCAGACTTAGAAAAAAAGGAGAGAAAAAATATCGTTTAGTAGACATCAAACCAAACAACCAACAAACAGATATTTTGTGGTTACCTGAAACAAAAGAGGAAGAAATCAAAGTTTCGCCAAAACCAAACCTCGTTTTTGAAAACGAATCAGAAGATGATATTACGATTGTATTAGAAGAAAGAAGTGAAGACCAAACAAGCCTAAGACCATCGGAAATATTTGATTACCAAGAATTTCGAGACTTATTTTCCGAAGAAGCCATCGCCACAAATCTACAACTCGACATCGGTATCAAAACAATTCTTTTCACAGATATCGTTGGCTCTACAAAGTTTTATGAATCGGAAGGTGACCATGGTGCTTTTTTACAAGTACGTGAACACTTTATCAAAACCAACCAAATCATCCAAAACTTCCGCGGTGTTGTAGTCAAAACCATCGGAGATGCAGTAATGGCCAGTTTTTCTTCCCCCTTACAAGCATTAAAGGCCGCAAAAGAAATGCAGGAATGGTTTCACCCCGAAAACAAACACACACCAGTAAGAATACGAATTTCAATTCATTCAGGGAATTGTTTGGCAGTGAACCTTAACAGTAACATTGATTATTTTGGGAATACAGTCAACTACACTGCGAAACTTCAGTCCGTAACCAATTCTGGAGAAATTTCCTTTAGTGAAACCATCTTTCGCGACAGAGGTATTCGCGAATATTTACGAGCCGGCGAAATCAAATTACGCAAAATAGAATTCGAACTTCCTTGGGCTGACCGAACCGATTTTGTTTACATATGGAAAGTTTAGAAGTTTGTGCGCCTCGCACTGGTTTGGTGCACCGAACTCCTACGTCCAATCGACCGCGCTTTCCGCTGCAATCTTTCGCCAAGCGAAAGGATTTTCGCTTCAATCGCTGGCGCAAGGATCTACGAATATTAAGATTTATTTAGGAGGGGGAGGAACTAAGTAGAGTTCGAATCCGTTTCGGATTTGGGGTTTTACAGGTTCTTCAAGAACAATCGATAGAAACTTTCTTTTATTTGGATCGTCGTATTGATCATAATATCGATTCCCTATCGTCAAAAATAATCGGTGTTTGTTACTATTATCGGAATAACTTACAGAACAACCAACGTATTCAATCAAAAGCTTGAGTTCTTCACATTTTTCATAATCACAATATTGCTCATAAATCCAATTTCTGTTTTCTTGATAAATTTTACCATTCCCTATCTTAATAAAATCACTAATGTTTCTTGATGGTCCACCTTCTAAAATGGACATATTATTTTGATTATTGAAGTAGTAATTAAACGTTGACTCGAGATCAGGACTTGTCCATTTCGTGTTCCTAAAAATTTGATCTATATTGAAAGATTCTGCCTTTTTAAATATTGCATGACATGCCAAATCTTCTTTTTTTTGTATGCAAGGAAATTCGCTACTTGTTTTACTTAAGTTACAAGTTTCCGATGAATTTATATAAAATGGATTTTCTTGCTTAAAAACAAGCTCTTCCTTTTTACAAAAGGTAGTATTTGCAAAAAGGATTATTAATAATATACCCTCATACTTCATTTGAAACCTCTTTTCTAAATTGCGGTTTTAATTCATAAAATTCCGAACGTCTTAAATAACTAGATTCTTCGGAGGATTTTAATACATCTTTTATGTAACTATTTATCTCTTGTTTAGAAAGATTCTTAGTTTTTAAAGCTGACCTTAAACTTAATTCCAGCGCCTGATTTGATTCAGATCGTATCCAAGGATTACTTACACCGACTTTCCCCCGTGATTCTGCAATTTGATACTCAAAAATCCCTAACTCTTGATTAAATCGTTTGTCAGTAATCATATATACATGGTCTGATTTTACCGCTGAAATCTTGCTATCTGGTAAGTTTTCATTTGCCCTAGTGATACCAATTAGTCCCACATTTAATTCTTTCGTTTGAAAATTGGCTTTGTGTTGAGCCAAATCCTTGCTTGTCGTAATGCGATCCGATACCAAAGTCATAAAGTTAGATGCTTGGCGAAAGTATTCCACCCCGTTATAATGTGCATTTCGATTGTCATATTCTAAATCCATATTTTTCATTTCATCTGGCATCTGGTATAGTTCAGTGTTTAAATTCGCAAAACTTCCATTAGTGGTAATTCCAGAGGCATTTAAGACTGCTCCGATGAACCGAATGCAATCGAGACCATCCACGGCGCGAAATCCATTTGCATCTACCGGATTTACAGCAGATACATCTTTTTTTCCATCGATTATTTTATATTGCTCATAAGAAACTTTTCCTTTCAGAGATTTCCCTAATAACTTTGCTACATTCACTGCGTGTTCGGTGATCAGTTCCTTGGTAGAAAGATCTACATTTTTGGAAGCCTCTGAAATTTCTTTCCCCAATCGCTTCAAATAGGCAGCATTTGTTTCTTTTTTAGGATCATGGTTCAGATTAATTCCTGCCAGTGCCTCTGTAGAAGAAACTAAGATCGTTGTTTCTGGATGAAAGGGATACAAAGAACTACCTTCTCGTAACCGGATGTATTCCTTTAGTTCTTTTTCAGTCTTAGCGGGGATTGGAACATCTTTCCCTCCTCTAAGTTTTTTTAACTTTGCCTCAATTTCTGTTGTATCTACTCCGGCTTTACGTAATTCATAAAGTTTTTTTTCCGTATCGATACGACTATCTTTTGTATAATCATCAATTATACTGGCTTCGATCTTTTTAATCTGTTCACTTTGCGTTTTTTGTTTCTCATCTGGGCTAAGATTCTTTTTGTCATAGGTATTTTTTTCTTTGGTAAATCCACCGACAAATCTTGATACCACTTCCCCAAAACGAAGGACCCCACTCTTTAAAGGATTCGTTAGAATTTCCAAAAAAGTATTTCCAAAAGATGCTCCGATGGCAACTGATCCCGAATCAGAACCAACAGAAATAGAACGACTAAGACCACCATTGAAACGACTTCGCAAACCCAAACCTAAACCAATCCCACTTAACAATAAAGTTCCCATAGTACCAGCTGCCGTTGCAAAGTCAGAAAAAAGATCAGAATCGTTTTCCTGTAACGATAGAGTTTCAAGGTCACCAGAACCACTAACATCCTGGGCTGCATTGATATTCTGTTCGGCAAAATTCATTTCTG
This genomic stretch from Leptospira meyeri harbors:
- a CDS encoding adenylate/guanylate cyclase domain-containing protein, whose translation is MIDLQSLLQKYPWEDKWKSLAKPMDYLWEIDLPVTREEMWPHLIDTSSLNKRMGMPRFDYKEVNGKLIGKTKVAGFSFEWEEVPWEWEYLKEIFHARIYTKGFGHYIRGKIFLEPLGESRSRVYVYFGWIPRNFFMRKLLEFVMPKMGEDFHKSLNEIAEEIKKGKHQKVTKPGKETSFAPDAQWIHQEKLDQEKDRLVQLGISKDTVASIFDWIKSASDNELYRIRIKEVSRNLNLDPDEVLFLFLHGCRLGLFTLSWDIVCPHCRGARTSLSRLSDIPSKDQCEVCEIDFDTTGVNSIEVTFHLHPGIRIIEKQMYCAAEPATKQHILLTKKIGGKKSFSSNLLIGSGIFRLRKKGEKKYRLVDIKPNNQQTDILWLPETKEEEIKVSPKPNLVFENESEDDITIVLEERSEDQTSLRPSEIFDYQEFRDLFSEEAIATNLQLDIGIKTILFTDIVGSTKFYESEGDHGAFLQVREHFIKTNQIIQNFRGVVVKTIGDAVMASFSSPLQALKAAKEMQEWFHPENKHTPVRIRISIHSGNCLAVNLNSNIDYFGNTVNYTAKLQSVTNSGEISFSETIFRDRGIREYLRAGEIKLRKIEFELPWADRTDFVYIWKV
- a CDS encoding glycosyltransferase; this translates as MRVLYFSDTFLPKTDGVAVSIKNFSELLALRGHEFCICAPKYGDGDFDRMTDKIQVVRFRSGYLPSYPDIKVVLPSPGKIKRVIEDFKPDLIHIHTPGLLGLYAVNAAERFGIPTIGTYHTLMAEQEMYVSFYRLFKLDKLFFKANKFKKKLNIDELDKIVKFDNFNIRKKIILKICNDIYNRCDVVISPSHLIKEQLIEYGITRPITVVSNGMDLKRFQGTPRIYSSGDAPKFLHVGRISYEKNCDVVLNAFKTIHEYYPKATLTIIGEGPAIPSLQRQAEHLGIQDALSFKGFIPNAVLHEEYPKYDVFLTASTMETQGLVVLEAIACGLPAVGVDAFALPELIRHGENGYIAKSFDAKGIAQGALEMIRNPDEYAKFSKNSIQIASGHEMEKCVDAMEEVYSKVVEAMKGKVKKSNIFDLFFDFMQ
- a CDS encoding glycoside hydrolase family 5 protein, which translates into the protein MAQKKLSPQGEWFIDQNGRKVILRGVNLGGDTKVPYPNGGTQFPSDFSDHREVSFIGRPFPLSEAEIHFTRLQRWGFNTLRLLTTWEAVEHKGPNEYDHDYLDYFTEIVRLAGEYGFYVFIDFHQDVWSRMTGGDGAPGWIFEKLGIDFRKLSEADASLVMQRAYDYTNPGIRQEENYPTMCWSQNYRYAGNGILWTLFFGGRDFAPNFLINGKNVQDYLQGHYLGCMKQIAERVKGFDFVLGFDSLNEPGKGFIGRAMNDRGLKNTEEDPSKPGLGWSPIDALFSSHGHSIDLPYLTLKVWKGGFVPTKTVTVNENQVSIWLPDSPDDPFQLEGAYTITKDGTPFIEKNDFFQKVNGRTVDFDADYLIPFMRTVGETIQEIRSDWMVFIEREASDAFTNPHLNGEVPKLAVNAAHWYDILTLLFKTFLYPVAIDTLTKRPVFGKSGIEGMYVRQLTRIKNTANSVPGKIPSLIGEFGIPFDLQGGKAYREWKKGNHSPKIWKRHVMALDAMYNAMDQLFLSNTLWNYTASNENDLMVGDGWNQEDLSIFSKDQIIPGSDPDVYGGGGRAIEGFCRPYAASIQGTPIKMKYNLENREFYFEWLSDLSINAPCIIKVPRFVYPNGVQVVLSNAEKISETDGEVTVKGNGGKAILILKPL
- a CDS encoding O-antigen ligase family protein, translated to MFYRIYRSFLALSIISCALSVSLSQLFLLLSFVFFLFLPEKPKFKSQLVKILFLFYAWQIVTVLYHFAGSGFDLLSIKHAFRDEMKDIFLVTAFVSVQGIKPEDRQFLYKTFFIFALVIVITGFVSIFSMTRLSRLISDLYKTSASWPYQHHYGKITNINIYLPIGLMNTHLTFGGLLAFIFPGFVFRLYDSWYKKESITKISTNAILLLLVSIVFLFNNARSSLLGALVSVIFGIYILVFIDKDISKKMLKRIGVFTLLIFVCVFVGYKSTNAVKRVVDPLFGGEKHTDSGRTFIWDSTFPLIEKNPIFGIGSGNYQNEIEFSRKEKEKENKELSFFYEVTQRGHAHNDYFHLTAVFGGPQGILYLMLFGIILYTLLNGNIPKKIRFMTYGLVGFFFSGLLQCYFQDDEVLIVFYFLLGYLNLYAESEKNKTDLKKEG